The Miscanthus floridulus cultivar M001 chromosome 7, ASM1932011v1, whole genome shotgun sequence genome includes a region encoding these proteins:
- the LOC136463931 gene encoding protein YABBY 4-like, with the protein MMSSSSSSSAAFPLDHLAPSPTEQLCYVHCNCCDTILAVGVPCSSLFKTVTVRCGHCANLLSVNLRGLLLPPAATPANHLNFGHSLLSPTSPHGLLDELALQAPSLLMEQASANLSSTMTGRSNSSCASNLPAAPMPAAKPVQQEPELPKTTAPSVNRPPEKRQRVPSAYNRFIKDEIQRIKAGNPDITHREAFSAAAKNWAHFPHIHFGLMPDQGLKKTFKTQDGAEDILLKDGLYGAAAAAAAAANMGITPF; encoded by the exons ATgatgtcgtcctcgtcctcgtcgtcggccGCCTTCCCGCTGGACCACCTCGCGCCGTCCCCCACCGAGCAGCTCTGCTACGTGCACTGCAACTGCTGCGACACCATCCTCGCC GTCGGCGTGCCTTGCAGCAGCCTGTTCAAGACGGTGACGGTGCGCTGCGGCCACTGCGCCAACCTACTCTCCGTCAACCTCCGCGGCCTCCTGCTCCCGCCAGCCGCGACGCCGGCCAACCATCTCAACTTCGGTCACTCCTTGCTCTCCCCCACATCCCCGCATGGCCTTTTG GACGAGTTGGCGCTGCAGGCGCCGAGCCTCCTGATGGAGCAGGCGAGCGCCAACCTGAGCAGCACCATGACGGGCCGCAGCAACAGCAGCTGCGCCAGCAACCTGCCGGCCGCGCCGATGCCGGCAGCCAAGCCTGTGCAGCAGGAGCCCGAACTGCCCAAGACCACAGCCCCGTCGGTGAACAGGC CTCCGGAGAAGCGGCAGAGAGTCCCGTCGGCATACAACCGGTTCATCAA GGACGAGATCCAGCGCATCAAGGCCGGCAACCCGGACATCACACACCGGGAGGCGTTCAGCGCAGCCGCAAAGAAT TGGGCCCATTTCCCACACATCCACTTCGGCCTCATGCCGGACCAGGGCCTCAAGAAGACCTTCAAGACTCAG GATGGCGCTGAAGACATACTTCTCAAAGATGGTCTCTACGgcgccgctgcggcggcggctgcagcAGCCAACATGGGCATCACTCCATTCTAG